One Dromiciops gliroides isolate mDroGli1 chromosome 3, mDroGli1.pri, whole genome shotgun sequence DNA segment encodes these proteins:
- the LOC122746637 gene encoding olfactory receptor 52A5-like → MANGTIFMPSLLLLIGIPGLEAVQCWIGIPFCAMYVIAMVGNYLLLFIIRSESSLHKPMYLFLAMLGVTDIALSTCILPKMLGIFWFNMKEIHFEACLLQMWLIHTFQCIESGILLAMALDRYVAICDPLRHTTIFTPQLVTQIGVGVTLRAALLVAPCLVLIKCRLKHYRTTVISHTYCEHMAIVKVAADDIRVNKAYGLFVAFTILGFDIIFITLSYILIFIAVFRLPQKEARLKAFNTCIAHIFVFLEFYLLAFFSFFTHRFGFHIPPYVHILLSNLYLLAPPLLNPIVYGVKTKEIRDRIIKMLYY, encoded by the coding sequence ATGGCCAATGGCACAATCTTCATGCCATCCCTACTTTTGTTGATTGGGATTCCTGGCCTAGAGGCTGTACAGTGCTGGATTGGAATTCCATTCTGTGCCATGTATGTCATTGCCATGGTTGGAAATTACCTGCTCCTGTTTATCATCAGATCTGAGAGCAGCCTCCACAAGCCCATGTATCTCTTCCTGGCCATGCTGGGGGTCACTGATATTGCCCTCAGCACTTGTATCCTGCCCAAGATGCTGGGAATCTTCTGGTTTAATATGAAGGAGATCCATTTTGAGGCTTGTCTGCTGCAGATGTGGCTCATCCACACGTTCCAGTGCATCGAGTCTGGCATCCTATTGGCCATGGCCCTGGACAGATATGTGGCCATCTGTGACCCCCTGAGACACACTACTATTTTCACTCCACAACTCGTCACTCAGATTGGGGTTGGGGTGACATTAAGGGCTGCTCTCTTGGTGGCCCCATGCCTTGTGCTTATCAAATGCCGTCTGAAACATTATCGAACCACAGTCATCTCTCACACCTACTGTGAGCACATGGCCATTGTAAAGGTGGCTGCTGATGACATTCGGGTCAACAAGGCCTATGGTTTGTTTGTGGCCTTTACCATCCTAGGCTTTGACATCATCTTTATTACTCTGTCTTATATTCTGATTTTCATTGCAGTGTTCCGCCTCCCTCAGAAAGAGGCTCGGCTCAAAGCCTTCAACACCTGCATTGCCCACATCTTTGTATTTCTTGAATTCTATCttcttgctttcttctcttttttcactcATAGGTTTGGGTTCCATATCCCCCCCTATGTCCACATCCTTCTCTCTAACCTTTATCTGTTGGCTCCACCTCTTCTCAACCCCATTGTCTATGGAGTAAAGACCAAGGAAATTCGGGATCGCATCATTAAAATGCTATACTATTAA